A genomic region of Magnolia sinica isolate HGM2019 chromosome 6, MsV1, whole genome shotgun sequence contains the following coding sequences:
- the LOC131249746 gene encoding uncharacterized protein LOC131249746 encodes MKLNVDGSARGNSRVGGGGGACMDHQGSLVFSFHNKYGSITNNIAEAQAMVDGLKICADKELNNIIMEIDSRIIHEAVSNLFHSCGWKLWYRLEIIHQFVQPLNLRFSHTLREGNSVADGLAKIASSGAPDKTYICLIPILSGAPQF; translated from the coding sequence ATGAAACTAAATGTAGACGGATCAGCAAGGGGAAACTCGAGGgtaggaggaggaggaggtgCTTGCATGGACCATCAAGGCAGTCTGGTCTTCTCTTTCCATAACAAGTACGGCTCCATTACAAACAACATTGCTGAGGCGCAGGCAATGGTAGATGGTCTAAAGATCTGCGCAGATAAGGAGCTCAATAACATTATAATGGAAATAGACTCTCGCATTATTCATGAAGCTGTCTCCAATCTATTTCACTCTTGTGGCTGGAAGTTGTGGTATCGCCTTGAAATTATTCATCAATTCGTTCAACCACTCAACCTCCGTTTCTCTCACACCCTCCGTGAAGGCAATTCAGTGGCGGATGGTCTAGCAAAGATAGCAAGCAGCGGTGCTCCTGACAAGACCTACATATGCTTAATCCCCATCTTATCAGGGGCTCCCCAGTTCTAG
- the LOC131249745 gene encoding uncharacterized protein LOC131249745 yields MWAQHDGFKQVVSEAWKSDIFINPMIHLLLKMGSTEEALKRWNWETFGNIFAQIKVSFAKVEKLEQEAIASPTTSILSSLDKERSNLQCLKFLEEVFWKQKFRNRWLKEGDRNSKFFHTLVTNRIRRSHISQVVLQDGSITSDQAQKKAAASDFFKLLYSAEAITPIADSSIKLPPLVSLAYNDFLLTPPIVEEVKLVVSSLPVDGTPGPDGFSRVFFSSCWNIVAEDLYRVVKFLFQGGLTQSFPTLFPMSKWHLSKIDLDRVSWPFLKAVLLKFGFSRSWISIVEQCWTSPWFLVLFNGEATSFFNSERGLRQGDPLSPSLFILVMDVLNRGLHNLFSTNLCKSYKTRRGNLTISHLLFADDTTVFINGGSTSLNNLMAFLQNFNRVSGLKINLTKSSFMVSSARSRIWRTERLTGITRATSIFSYLGVSLSKGKIWATTYQPLVKRIVSRIAGWKAHFLNQAARVTLIKHVLSSIPIHTLAAVDILNKTLTALEFAFADFFWGRSNGKKNLHRVS; encoded by the exons ATGTGGGCCCAGCATGATGGATTCAAGCAAGTTGTTTCAGAAGCCTGGAAATCTGATATATTCATCAACCCAATGATTCATCTTCTTCTCAAGATGGGGAGTACTGAAGAAGCGTTGAAACGTTGGAACTGGGAGACTTTTGGTAACATTTTCGCCCAGATTAAAGTTTCTTTTGCGAAGGTGGAAAAGCTCGAGCAGGAGGCAATCGCCTCTCCTACCACCTCTATCCTCTCCTCCCTTGACAAGGAAAGGTCCAATCTGCAATGCCTAAAATTTCTGGAAGAGGTTTTCTGGAAACAAAAGTTCAGGAACAGATGGCTCAAAGAAGGTGATAGAAACTCTAAGTTCTTCCATACTTTAGTAACAAACCGGATCAGAAGATCCCATATCAGTCAAGTTGTATTACAGGATGGGTCCATTACTTCCGACCAGGCCCAAAAGAAAGCTGCAGCTTCTGACTTCTTCAAGCTTCTTTATTCAGCTGAAGCCATAACACCTATAGCTGATTCCTCCATCAAGCTCCCTCCGTTGGTCTCCCTAGCCTACAACGACTTCCTCCTAACCCCTCCCATCGTAGAAGAAGTGAAACTTGTTGTTTCTTCGCTGCCTGTGGACGGTACCCCTGGCCCCGACGGATTTTCTAGAGTATTCTTTTCATCGTGCTGGAACATTGTGGCAGAGGATCTCTACCGTGTAGTTAAATTCCTTTTCCAAGGAG GCTTAACACAATCCTTCCCAACCTTATTTCCGATGAGCAAATGGCATTTGTCCAAG ATTGACCTAGATCGTGTAAGCTGGCCTTTCCTCAAGGCCGTTCTCCTTAAGTTCGGTTTCAGCCGGTCGTGGATCTCGATTGTGGAGCAATGCTGGACGTCACCTTGGTTCTTGGTGCTTTTCAATGGCGAGGCTACGAGCTTCTTTAATTCTGAAAGAGGGCTCCGCCAAGGAGACCCTCTTTCTCCTAGTCTCTTCATCTTAGTGATGGATGTTCTCAATCGGGGCTTACATAATCTGTTTTCAACTAACTTATGCAAGTCCTATAAGACTAGAAGAGGGAATCTAACAATTTCCCATCTTTTGTTTGCGGATGATACTACGGTCTTCATCAACGGTGGCAGCACCTCTCTAAATAATCTGATGGCTTTCCTCCAGAATTTCAACCGCGTGTCTGGCCTGAAGATCAACCTTACCAAAAGTAGTTTTATGGTGTCCTCGGCAAGGAGTAGAATTTGGAGAACAGAAAGATTGACGGGTATCACAAGAGCGACATCAATTTTTTCCTATCTCGGAGTGTCGTTATCCAAAGGGAAAATCTGGGCTACTACGTACCAGCCCCTGGTAAAGAGAATTGTGTCCCGCATCGCGGGTTGGAAGGCCCATTTCCTTAATCAGGCAGCCAGAGTTACCCTTATCAAGCACGTCCTCTCCAGCATCCCTATACACACCCTAGCAGCGGTTGACATCCTGAATAAAACCCTTACGGCCCTTGAGTTTGCATTTGCTGACTTCTTCTGGGGGCggtcaaatggaaagaaaaaccTCCACAGGGTGAGCTAG